The sequence AGGGTCCTTATGCTCGCGGCAGTAGGCGATCTCGTCCTTGGTGAACACCCGGGCCAGGAAACCCGGCGTGCGCCGGATCACCCGGCGGATACGATGCACCTCCACGATGTCGAGCCCGATCTCCATGAGGTGTCAGGGCAAGCCGATGAAGCGCAGCCGCACGCCCTGCAGGCCCGCGCCTTCGACGACGGCGAGCATCCTGGTGCAGTGGCCCTTGGGCCCCGTGCGCAGCACGGCCTCGTCGTTGGACCAGACCAACGGCTGCGAAGGTCGCCCTTCCAGGAAGGAGACGTTCGGATCCGGATGGTCCACGCACCAGACCACCGGCTTGCCCACGAAATCCTGCGGCTTGGCCGCGACCTGCTCATAAGTCAGATCGAGCCGGTACGCCAGCGCGGCTTGGGGCGAGAGGGACTTCTGCTCCTCGTGGCGGGCGCGGGCCAAGTCGAAGCGGCCGGCCAGCCAAACGAAAACAGGCTCCCATGGCAGCAGCGCGATCAGGATGCCCACGAGCACTCCCAGCACGAAGGACCGCGTCCCCACGTGCTGAGGCCGGGAGAAGTGCGACCAGGACGGCAGGTTACTCGACGGTGACACTCTTGGCCAGGTTCCTCGGCTGGTCCACGTCGCAGCCGCGCAGGTCCGCGATGTGGTAGGCGAAGAGCTGCAGGGGCACGACGTTGACGATCGGCGAGAGCAGCTCCGGCACCGGCGGCAGCTTGATCTGGTAGTCGGCCCCGGGCAGGGGCGGCGCGCCCTCCGTCACCAAGGCGATCACCTGCGCCCCACGGGCCTTGGCCTCCTGGCAGTTGGACGCCATCTTGTCGTAGGTCGCCGCGCGCGTGGCGATGGCCACGATGGAGACCTCCTCGTCGATGATGGCGATGGGGCCGTGCTTCATCTCGCCGGCCGCGTAGCCCTCCGCGTGCACGTAGGAGATCTCCTTGAGCTTGAGCGCACCTTCCAGGGCGATGGGGTAGTTGAGACCGCGGCCGATGAAGAGGAAATGCCCCTTCTTGTGGAACCGGCCCGCGATGTCCAGGATCTGAGGGTCGAGCTTGAGCACCGCGCGGATGTCCCCGGGCAGGCGAACCAGCTGGTCCACCAGCTCCCGCGCGTCCGTCTCGCTCATGGCGCCCCGGGCCAGGGCCGCGTGCATGGTGAAGACGGCCAGGGCCGACATCTGGCCGATGAAGGCCTTGGTCGAGGCCACGCCCAGCTCCGGGCCGCAGTGCGTGTAGAGGTTGTAATCGGCGGAGCGGGGGATGGCCGCGCCCAAGGTGTTGCAGATGGAGAGGACCTTGGCGCCCTTCTCCTTGGCGCTGCGCACCGCGGCCAAGGTGTCGGCGGTCTCGCCGGACTGGCTGATGGCGATGACCAGATCGTCCTTGCTCAATGTACTCCGACGGTAGCGGAACTCGGAGGCCGTCTCCGCGTGCGCCGGCACGCCGGTCAGTTCCTCCAGCCAGTACTTGGCGACCAGGGCCGCGTGGTAGGCGGTGCCGCAGGCGACCAAGTGGACCTGGCGCATGGACTTGAGCGCGGCGGCCGGTATGCCCGCCTCGCGCTGGAGCATGCCGTCGCGCAGGGGGAAGAAGCGGCCGCGCAGGGTGTCCTCGCACGCGGTGGGTTGCTCGTGGATCTCCTTGAGCATGAAGTGGCGGTAGCCGCCCTTCTCCGCCATGGTCCGGTCCCACTGGATCGTGACCGGGGCCTTCTCCAGCCGTTTGCCGGCCAGCGAGAAGAAGCGGCAGCCGTCGGCCTTGACCACGGCCATCTCCCCGTCCTCCAGGAATACCGCCTTGCGGGTGTGGGCCAGGAAAGCGGGGACGTCGGAGGCCAGGAAGTTCTCGCCCTCGCCCAGGCCGATGATGAGCGGCGAGGCGGTCTTGGCCGAGATGATGACCCCCGGAGCCTTGGCCCAGAGCACGGCCAGGGCGTAGGCTCCCTTCACCTCGCCCAGGGCCAAGCGCACGGCCTCGAAGAGCGCGGGTTCGGCGAAGCCCGGGGTCGCGCCCGGCCGGTGCAGGCCCTTGAGCTTCTCCTCGATGAGGTGGGCGACCACCTCGGTGTCGGTCTCCGAGGCGAACTTGTGGCCCGCCTTTTCGAGCCGCTCCTGGATCTCCACATAGTTCTCGATGATCCCGTTGTGGATGACCACCAGCTCGCCCGTGCAGTCGCAGTGGGGATGGGCGTTCTCTTCGGAGGGCTTGCCGTGCGTGGCCCAGCGCGTGTGGCCCAGCGCCACGGAGCCCGGCAGGGGGGCCTTCTTGAGGAGATTCTCCAGATTGACGAGCTTGCCGGCCGCGCGGCAGCGCGTGATCACCCCGCCCTCGGCCACGGCTATCCCGGCCGAGTCATAGCCGCGGTACTCGAGGCGCTTGAGGCCCTCCAGGATGAAGGGCGTGGCCTGCTTTCGCCCCGCGTAGCCGACGATGCCGCACATGAGCCTAGCTCAGAAGCAGCTTCATCTCCAGAACGGCGGTCTTAAGACCAACGAAAACCGAGCGGGCGATGATGGAGAAGCCGATGTTGAGCGCCCCCAGCCTCGGGATCCGGGCGATCGGGCGCACGTTGTGGTAGTCGAGGCCATGCCCCGCGTGCAGCACCAGACCCATCTCGTCGGCCAGATAACCGGCCAGCTCGAGCCGCTCCAGCTCGGCCGAGCGCCGGTGCTTGCCCTTGGCCTCGGCGTAGGCCGCGGTGCACAGCTCGACGGCGTCCGCGCCCAGGGACTTGGCCACGCGCACGCTGGCCGCCTCAGGGTCGATGAAGAGGCTGACCTCGATGCCGGCCTTCTTGAGCCTGGCGATGGCCTGGCCCACGGCCTTGGCCTGGGTCTTGAGGTTGAGGCCGCCCTGGGTCGTCACCTCGCGGGGGCCCTCCGGGACGATGCAGACCGAGTCCGGCTTGGCCCGCAAGGCGAGGGCGACGACCTCCGGGACGGCCGCCATCTCGAGGTGCGTCTCGCCCTTCAGCTCGCAGAGCTTGAAGAGGTCCGCGTCCTGGATGTGCCGGCGGTCCTGGCGCAGGTGGCAGACGATCAGGTCGGCTCCCGCCTGCCGGCAGACCTGGGCCGCGGCGACCGGGTCGGGATCCACGTCCCGGCGCGCCTGGCGCAGGGTGGCGATATGGTCGATGTTGACTCCGAGCTTCACAGCGTTGGTCTTCATAGGGTCGACTCCTGTTGGCCCGTCTCGTCGAGGTAAGCGTACGCCAACTGTCGGGCCATGATTGCGATGCGGGGGCGGCTGGGGCCCTCGATCATGATGCGCAGCAAGGGTTCCGTCCCGGAATATCTGAGGAAGACCCGCCCCTCGCCCTTGAGCGTCCGCTCGCAGCGGCCCACCAAAGCATTGAGGTGCGGCAGCCTATCCAGCGGCACCTTGCGCTCCACAGAGAGGTTCTTTATGAGCTGAGGCATGGGGCGGTAGAGCTTGCGGTAGGCGCTCAAGCGCCCGTCGGACTCGCGCAGGGCGGCCAGAGTCTGCAGGGCGGTCAGGATGCCGTCTCCGGTCGAGGCGAACGCGCGGAAGATGATGTGCCCCGAAGCCTCGCCGCCGAGACTCAGGTCCTCGGCCTCTATCGCCTCGGTCACGTTACGGTCCCCGACCGGGACCGACTCCACGGAGATGCCGCGGCGCTCCAAGAACCGGACCAGCCCGAAATTGGACATGACCGTGAGCACGACCTTGGAGCCGCGCAGCAGCCCCAGGCGGTGCAGGCGCAAGGCGGAAAGGCAGACGAGGTTGTCGCCGTCGAGGAGATGGCCCTTCTCATCGGCGAAGATGGCGCGGTCCGCGTCGCCGTCGAAGCAGATCCCGCAGTCGGCGCGCAGGCGCCGGACCGCGGCCTGCATGCGCTGCGGATACAGCGCCCCGCAGCCCAAGTTGATGTTGCGGCCGTCCGGGCCGCAGCCCAAAGTCAGGACTCGCGCTCCCAGACCAGCGAAGAGCGGCGGCGCGATGCGGGTGGCCGCCCCGTTGGCGCAATCCAGCACGACGCGCAGGCCCGAGAGGTCCTCCGTCGCGGGGAAGGTGCTGCGCAGGAAGTCCTCGTAGCGCCGCACGAGGGCCCGCCCGTCCTCGGCCCGGACGCCGCGCCGCCGTGGACGGGCCCGACCCTCGGGCGAGAGGCCCGCCTCGACCTCTTCCTCTAGCGCCGGGGACATCTTGTAGCCGTCGCTGGTGAAGAACTTGATGCCGTTGAACTTGGCCGGGTTGTGGCTGGCGGAGACCACGGCTCCGCAGAGGGCTCCCGTGCGGGGAGTCAGGTAGGCGACCGCGGGCGTGGGAACCACTCCCAGATCCAAAGACCGGCAGCCGGCCGCGGCGAAGCCCTCCACCAGCCAGCGGCCCAGGGCCGGGCCCGAGCCGCGCGTGTCCCGGCCCATGAGCACTATGGGCCGCGCCCCGTTGCGCGAGCCCCGCGCCAGGAGCAGCCGCGCCGCGGTCTCCGCGATCTCGGCCACCGTGCCTTCGTCCAGGGGATAACGGCCCGGGATGCCCCGCACGCCGTCGGTCCCGAAGAGATGGGGCATGTCTAGACCGCCCCCAGGATGGCGTCGAGAGCGGCCAGGGCCCGCCTGGTGGCCCGCACATCGTGCACGCGCAGGACCCTCACCCCCTGCAAGGCGGCCCAGCAGGCGGCGGCCAGCGACCCTTCCAGCCGGTCCTGGGGGCCGGAATCCGCGGTCACCCGCCCCAGGAAGGACTTGCGCGAGACGCCTAAGACCA is a genomic window of Elusimicrobiota bacterium containing:
- the glmM gene encoding phosphoglucosamine mutase; translation: MPHLFGTDGVRGIPGRYPLDEGTVAEIAETAARLLLARGSRNGARPIVLMGRDTRGSGPALGRWLVEGFAAAGCRSLDLGVVPTPAVAYLTPRTGALCGAVVSASHNPAKFNGIKFFTSDGYKMSPALEEEVEAGLSPEGRARPRRRGVRAEDGRALVRRYEDFLRSTFPATEDLSGLRVVLDCANGAATRIAPPLFAGLGARVLTLGCGPDGRNINLGCGALYPQRMQAAVRRLRADCGICFDGDADRAIFADEKGHLLDGDNLVCLSALRLHRLGLLRGSKVVLTVMSNFGLVRFLERRGISVESVPVGDRNVTEAIEAEDLSLGGEASGHIIFRAFASTGDGILTALQTLAALRESDGRLSAYRKLYRPMPQLIKNLSVERKVPLDRLPHLNALVGRCERTLKGEGRVFLRYSGTEPLLRIMIEGPSRPRIAIMARQLAYAYLDETGQQESTL
- the glmS gene encoding glutamine--fructose-6-phosphate transaminase (isomerizing) — its product is MCGIVGYAGRKQATPFILEGLKRLEYRGYDSAGIAVAEGGVITRCRAAGKLVNLENLLKKAPLPGSVALGHTRWATHGKPSEENAHPHCDCTGELVVIHNGIIENYVEIQERLEKAGHKFASETDTEVVAHLIEEKLKGLHRPGATPGFAEPALFEAVRLALGEVKGAYALAVLWAKAPGVIISAKTASPLIIGLGEGENFLASDVPAFLAHTRKAVFLEDGEMAVVKADGCRFFSLAGKRLEKAPVTIQWDRTMAEKGGYRHFMLKEIHEQPTACEDTLRGRFFPLRDGMLQREAGIPAAALKSMRQVHLVACGTAYHAALVAKYWLEELTGVPAHAETASEFRYRRSTLSKDDLVIAISQSGETADTLAAVRSAKEKGAKVLSICNTLGAAIPRSADYNLYTHCGPELGVASTKAFIGQMSALAVFTMHAALARGAMSETDARELVDQLVRLPGDIRAVLKLDPQILDIAGRFHKKGHFLFIGRGLNYPIALEGALKLKEISYVHAEGYAAGEMKHGPIAIIDEEVSIVAIATRAATYDKMASNCQEAKARGAQVIALVTEGAPPLPGADYQIKLPPVPELLSPIVNVVPLQLFAYHIADLRGCDVDQPRNLAKSVTVE
- a CDS encoding pyridoxine 5'-phosphate synthase; the encoded protein is MKTNAVKLGVNIDHIATLRQARRDVDPDPVAAAQVCRQAGADLIVCHLRQDRRHIQDADLFKLCELKGETHLEMAAVPEVVALALRAKPDSVCIVPEGPREVTTQGGLNLKTQAKAVGQAIARLKKAGIEVSLFIDPEAASVRVAKSLGADAVELCTAAYAEAKGKHRRSAELERLELAGYLADEMGLVLHAGHGLDYHNVRPIARIPRLGALNIGFSIIARSVFVGLKTAVLEMKLLLS